A stretch of the Festucalex cinctus isolate MCC-2025b chromosome 20, RoL_Fcin_1.0, whole genome shotgun sequence genome encodes the following:
- the ralaa gene encoding ras-related protein Ral-A: protein MAAAKPKGQNSLALHKVIMVGSGGVGKSALTLQFMYDEFVEDYEPTKADSYRKKVVLDGEEVQIDILDTAGQEDYAAIRDNYFRSGEGFLCVFSITEMESFAATVDFREQILRVKEDENVPFLLVGNKSDLDDRRQVNADEAKARAEQWGVCYVETSAKTRANVDKVFFDLMREIRARKMEDSKEKNGKKKSKSLAKRIRERCCIL from the exons ATGGCGGCTGCCAAGCCCAAAGGTCAAAATTCGTTAGCCCTCCACAAGGTGATCATGGTGGGCAGCGGCGGGGTGGGCAAGTCGGCCCTCACGCTTCAGTTCATGTATGACGAG TTTGTGGAGGACTACGAACCCACCAAAGCAGACAGCTACAGGAAAAAGGTGGTGCTGGACGGCGAGGAGGTGCAGATCGACATCCTGGACACGGCCGGCCAGGAAGACTACGCCGCCATCCGCGACAACTATTTCCGCAGCGGCGAGGGATTCCTCTGCGTCTTCTCCATCACCGAGATGGAATCGTTTGCCGCCACCGTCGACTTCAG AGAGCAGATCCTGCGAGTGAAGGAGGACGAGAACGTCCCCTTCCTGCTGGTGGGCAACAAGTCGGACCTGGACGACCGGCGGCAGGTGAACGCCGACGAGGCCAAGGCCCGCGCCGAGCAGTGGGGGGTCTGCTATGTGGAGACCTCGGCCAAAACCCGAGCCAACGTCGACAAG GTGTTCTTCGATTTGATGAGGGAGATCCGGGCCAGGAAGATGGAGGACAGCAAAGAGAAGAACGGCAAGAAGAAAAGCAAAAGTTTGGCCAAGAGAATCCGAGAGAGGTGTTGTATTTTATAG